From a single Nitrospinota bacterium genomic region:
- a CDS encoding superoxide dismutase: protein MMAHELPPLPYDYNALEPHIDARTMEIHHSKHHNAYVAGLNGALEGHDDLADMSVEALLADINRVPEGIRQAVINHGGGQANHSLFWQIMGPGAGGEPTGALADAINATFGSFTAFTEQVTQAGMTRFGSGWAWLVVDGGGNLLVYNTLNQDSPIMQGHTPILGLDVWEHAYYLNYQNRRPDYIAAWWNVVNWDKVAELHSAAQG from the coding sequence ATCATGGCGCACGAACTTCCTCCCTTGCCGTACGACTACAACGCCTTAGAGCCGCACATCGACGCTCGGACGATGGAAATCCACCACTCGAAACACCACAACGCTTACGTGGCCGGCCTGAACGGGGCCCTTGAGGGCCACGACGACCTGGCCGACATGAGCGTCGAAGCCCTGCTCGCCGACATCAACCGCGTGCCGGAAGGTATCCGCCAGGCCGTGATCAACCACGGCGGCGGCCAAGCCAACCACTCGTTGTTCTGGCAGATTATGGGCCCCGGAGCGGGCGGGGAGCCGACAGGTGCGTTGGCCGACGCCATCAACGCAACCTTCGGGAGCTTCACGGCGTTCACCGAGCAGGTGACCCAGGCGGGGATGACGCGGTTCGGCAGCGGCTGGGCGTGGCTCGTAGTGGACGGCGGCGGAAACCTCCTCGTCTACAACACGCTCAATCAGGACTCGCCAATCATGCAGGGCCACACGCCGATACTCGGCCTCGACGTCTGGGAGCACGCCTACTATCTCAACTACCAGAACCGCAGGCCCGACTACATCGCCGCGTGGTGGAACGTCGTTAACTGGGACAAGGTCGCCGAGCTGCACTCAGCCGCTCAGGGATAG
- the bioB gene encoding biotin synthase BioB gives MAPAIRHDWTTEEVLEILGAPLLDLVHRAQAVHREHHPANAIQLASLLSIKTGGCPEDCAYCPQSAHYEVPLQKERFLALEHVLEAARRAKENGATRFCMGAAWREVKDGPEFDAVLEMVRGVRALGMEACTTLGMLTEDQARRLSEAGLTAYNHNLDTGPEFYGSIITTRVYEDRLKTLERVRNAGITVCAGGIIGMGETVRDRAQLLEVLANLDPHPESVPINALVAVAGTPLAERPPVDPLELVRMCATARILMPKAFVRLSAGRSALSREAQILCFMAGANSIFYGEKLLTTKNNQMNEDLQMLRDIGAEALIPTPETPTSSSV, from the coding sequence ATGGCCCCGGCCATACGCCACGATTGGACCACCGAAGAGGTCCTGGAGATTCTAGGAGCTCCACTGCTCGACCTCGTCCACCGCGCCCAGGCCGTTCACCGGGAGCATCACCCGGCCAACGCCATCCAGCTCGCTAGCCTGCTCAGCATCAAGACCGGCGGCTGCCCGGAAGACTGCGCATATTGCCCTCAGTCTGCCCACTACGAGGTTCCGCTTCAAAAGGAGCGTTTTCTCGCTCTTGAGCACGTCCTCGAGGCGGCCCGGCGCGCCAAGGAGAACGGCGCGACGCGGTTTTGCATGGGGGCGGCGTGGCGCGAGGTAAAAGACGGGCCTGAGTTCGACGCCGTCCTCGAGATGGTCCGCGGCGTTCGGGCGCTCGGCATGGAAGCGTGCACCACGCTCGGGATGCTGACCGAGGATCAAGCCCGCCGTTTGAGCGAGGCGGGCCTCACCGCCTACAACCACAACCTCGATACGGGGCCGGAATTTTACGGCTCGATCATCACAACACGGGTCTATGAGGACCGTCTGAAAACCCTCGAGCGCGTGCGCAACGCGGGGATTACGGTCTGCGCAGGCGGCATCATCGGGATGGGCGAGACCGTGCGCGATAGGGCGCAATTGCTCGAGGTCCTGGCCAATCTCGACCCGCACCCGGAAAGCGTCCCCATCAACGCGCTGGTCGCCGTAGCCGGAACACCCCTGGCCGAGCGGCCTCCGGTCGATCCGCTAGAGCTTGTGCGGATGTGCGCGACCGCCCGAATTCTCATGCCGAAAGCCTTCGTCCGCCTGAGCGCCGGCCGGAGCGCGCTGAGCCGCGAAGCGCAAATCCTCTGTTTTATGGCAGGCGCCAACTCGATTTTTTACGGCGAGAAGCTTCTTACGACGAAGAACAACCAGATGAACGAGGATTTGCAAATGCTTCGCGATATCGGCGCCGAGGCCCTCATACCCACCCCGGAGACTCCCACCTCCAGCAGCGTCTAG
- a CDS encoding sorbosone dehydrogenase family protein — MKALRRALWNPPILLLTASVLLLLLICPPAANGERLPLDKISLSPGFKISVYAGDVPGARSMTLSPNGTLFVGTRTLGAVYALVDRDRDNAAEEVITLARGLNMPNGVAFRDGALYVAEVNRVLRYDNIEAALNDPPKPVVVNDTFPTDRHHGWKFIRFGPDGKLYVPVGAPCNICEPVEGRYGGIFRMEPDGTGLEQFALGVRNSVGFDWHPATEELWFTDNGRDWMGDDMPPDELNHAPRKGLHFGFPYCHGRSVPDPEFGKSRRCGAFTPPARELGPHVASLGMRFYTGEMFPEKYRGQIFIAEHGSWNRTTPIGYRVTLVRLEGGRAVAYEVFAEGWLQGGRAWGRPVDLLVMPDGALLVSDDHAGAIYRISYTK; from the coding sequence ATGAAGGCACTCAGGCGGGCCCTGTGGAACCCACCAATCCTCCTTCTCACAGCTTCGGTTCTGCTGCTCTTATTAATTTGCCCACCGGCAGCGAATGGCGAGCGGTTGCCGCTTGATAAAATCTCCCTGTCTCCCGGCTTTAAAATCAGCGTCTACGCTGGGGATGTGCCCGGCGCGCGCTCGATGACCTTGAGCCCCAACGGGACGCTGTTCGTAGGCACGCGGACGCTGGGTGCCGTCTACGCCCTGGTTGATCGCGACCGGGACAACGCCGCCGAGGAGGTCATCACCCTGGCGAGGGGGCTCAATATGCCGAACGGCGTCGCCTTCAGAGACGGCGCTCTCTACGTGGCTGAGGTGAATCGAGTGCTCCGATATGACAATATCGAGGCCGCCCTCAACGATCCTCCAAAGCCTGTCGTGGTAAACGACACGTTCCCGACGGATAGGCACCACGGCTGGAAGTTCATTCGCTTCGGGCCGGACGGGAAGCTCTACGTGCCGGTGGGCGCTCCGTGCAATATCTGCGAGCCCGTTGAGGGGCGCTACGGCGGTATATTTCGGATGGAGCCCGATGGGACGGGGTTGGAGCAGTTCGCCCTCGGCGTTCGAAACTCGGTCGGGTTCGACTGGCATCCGGCTACTGAGGAGCTCTGGTTCACCGACAACGGGCGGGATTGGATGGGGGACGACATGCCGCCGGATGAGTTGAACCACGCTCCGCGTAAAGGGCTCCACTTCGGCTTCCCTTACTGTCACGGCAGGAGCGTTCCCGACCCGGAATTTGGAAAGTCGCGCAGGTGCGGGGCATTCACGCCCCCGGCCCGTGAGCTTGGCCCCCACGTCGCCTCTCTTGGCATGCGATTTTACACGGGGGAGATGTTCCCTGAGAAGTACCGGGGGCAAATTTTCATCGCCGAGCACGGCTCCTGGAATCGCACAACGCCTATCGGCTACCGCGTGACCCTCGTTCGACTCGAAGGAGGGCGGGCGGTGGCCTACGAGGTCTTCGCCGAGGGATGGCTGCAGGGTGGCCGGGCGTGGGGTCGGCCCGTGGACCTTCTAGTCATGCCCGACGGGGCGCTTCTGGTCTCAGACGACCACGCAGGCGCCATCTACCGGATCAGTTACACAAAGTAG